The following coding sequences lie in one Homalodisca vitripennis isolate AUS2020 chromosome X, UT_GWSS_2.1, whole genome shotgun sequence genomic window:
- the LOC124368823 gene encoding carbohydrate sulfotransferase 11 isoform X1, protein MHKSGILRLCLLCLLVFCSSTLVFYKMKLTTNETDGKIYLHKWIPEQLIYINRQENINKFCNKIENKSTEIKNIVSNKELLEHILVDSKHKMLYCYVPKVACTNWKRVFMIMTGMVQTSDILSIPSTVVHQQHYIPSLLNFTDEQIQEMLQTHTKFIFVRHPFERLLSAYKNKFEQRYNSSKYFQSRFGRKIVKTFRANPSYKSLMNGDDVTFSEFVAYVTSKNSVFNEHWMPIDKLCEPCLVKYDFVGKYETLNRDAQYILDQVGVGEISFPRIRPTNTSSHLSRYISQLSYNSIISLYKIYRNDFKLFQYSLQSFLGYDLE, encoded by the exons ATGCATAAATCAGGAATTTTGAGGCTGTGTTTGTTGTGTCTTCTTGTCTTTTGTTCTTCaacattagtattttataaaatgaaattgacTACGAATGAGACag ATgggaaaatttatttacataaatggaTACCAGaacagttaatttatattaacagacaggaaaatataaataagttttgtaataagATTGAGAACAAATCAACAGAAATTAAGAACATAGTCTCCAATAAGGAACTGTTGGAGCATATACTTGTGGATTCTAAGCATAAAATGCTCTACTGTTATGTTCCTAAG GTGGCGTGCACAAACTGGAAACGAGTGTTTATGATAATGACAGGAATGGTTCAGACATCTGATATATTATCCATTCCATCGACTGTTGTACACCAGCAGCATTACATACCTTCTCTGCTGAACTTCACGGATGAGCAGATTCAAGAGATGCTTCAGACTCATACGAAGTTCATATTTGTCCGTCATCCGTTTGAAAGACTCCTCTCTGCTTACAAAAACAAGTTTGAGCAGCGTTATAATAGCTCAAAGTACTTCCAAAGCAGGTTCGGTCGTAAGATAGTGAAGACGTTCAGAGCCAATCCTTCGTACAAATCGCTGATGAATGGTGATGATGTAACATTTTCAGAGTTTGTGGCTTACGTTACGTCTAAGAACAGTGTGTTCAACGAGCACTGGATGCCCATCGACAAGCTGTGTGAACCGTGTCTTGTCAAGTATGACTTTGTGGGTAAATACGAAACGTTGAACAGAGATGCTCAATACATTTTGGATCAAGTCGGTGTTGGAGAAATATCCTTCCCCAGAATCAGGCCAACAAATACATCTAGCCACCTGAGCAGATACATATCTCAGTTGTCTTACAATAGTATTATTAGTTTGTACAAGATTTATCGTAATGACTTCAAGCTATTTCAGTAtagtttacaaagttttttagGCTATGATTTGGAATAA
- the LOC124368823 gene encoding carbohydrate sulfotransferase 11 isoform X2 gives MMKKVACTNWKRVFMIMTGMVQTSDILSIPSTVVHQQHYIPSLLNFTDEQIQEMLQTHTKFIFVRHPFERLLSAYKNKFEQRYNSSKYFQSRFGRKIVKTFRANPSYKSLMNGDDVTFSEFVAYVTSKNSVFNEHWMPIDKLCEPCLVKYDFVGKYETLNRDAQYILDQVGVGEISFPRIRPTNTSSHLSRYISQLSYNSIISLYKIYRNDFKLFQYSLQSFLGYDLE, from the exons ATGATGAAAAAG GTGGCGTGCACAAACTGGAAACGAGTGTTTATGATAATGACAGGAATGGTTCAGACATCTGATATATTATCCATTCCATCGACTGTTGTACACCAGCAGCATTACATACCTTCTCTGCTGAACTTCACGGATGAGCAGATTCAAGAGATGCTTCAGACTCATACGAAGTTCATATTTGTCCGTCATCCGTTTGAAAGACTCCTCTCTGCTTACAAAAACAAGTTTGAGCAGCGTTATAATAGCTCAAAGTACTTCCAAAGCAGGTTCGGTCGTAAGATAGTGAAGACGTTCAGAGCCAATCCTTCGTACAAATCGCTGATGAATGGTGATGATGTAACATTTTCAGAGTTTGTGGCTTACGTTACGTCTAAGAACAGTGTGTTCAACGAGCACTGGATGCCCATCGACAAGCTGTGTGAACCGTGTCTTGTCAAGTATGACTTTGTGGGTAAATACGAAACGTTGAACAGAGATGCTCAATACATTTTGGATCAAGTCGGTGTTGGAGAAATATCCTTCCCCAGAATCAGGCCAACAAATACATCTAGCCACCTGAGCAGATACATATCTCAGTTGTCTTACAATAGTATTATTAGTTTGTACAAGATTTATCGTAATGACTTCAAGCTATTTCAGTAtagtttacaaagttttttagGCTATGATTTGGAATAA